The following are encoded together in the Gasterosteus aculeatus chromosome 7, fGasAcu3.hap1.1, whole genome shotgun sequence genome:
- the LOC120821815 gene encoding protein NipSnap homolog 2: MAARVLGRVAKGLNRTRNGLRENGQVTVVVRSLSAQREDSWFKSLFVRKVDPRKDAHSHLLAKKEDNNLYKIQFHNVKPECLDAYNDLCADIFPSIHADPEYPCELVGTWNTWYGEQDQAVHLWRYRGGYPALTEVMNKLRQNERFTDYRKQRGTMLLSRRNQLLLEFSFWNEPVPRPGPNIYELRSYQLRPGTMIEWGNYWARAINFRQQNHEAVGGFFSQIGSLYTVHHLWAYKDLQSREDTRNSAWQHDGWDEVVYYTVPLIQHMESRIMIPMKNSPLK, encoded by the exons ATGGCGGCGCGAGTCCTCGGGAGGGTGGCCAAAGGCCTCAACCGGACGAGAAATGGGCTTCGGGAGAACGGACAGGTCACGGTTGTCGTGAG AAGCCTCTCAGCTCAGCGGGAAGACAGCTGGTTCAAGTCTCTGTTTGTTAGAAAGGTTGACCCCCGAAAAGACGCTCACTCTCATCTGCTCGCCAAGAAGGAAGACAACAATCTGTACAAAATACAGT TTCACAATGTCAAGCCGGAGTGCCTTGATGCCTACAATGATCTTTG TGCGGACATCTTTCCTTCCATTCATGCTGACCCTGAATATCCCTGTGAGCTTGTGGGCACCTGGAACACCTGGTACGGAGAGCAGGATCAGGCAG TTCACCTGTGGAGATATCGGGGAGGGTACCCGGCTCTCACTGAAGTCATGAACAAACTCCGGCAGAATGAG AGGTTTACAGACTACAGGAAGCAGAGGGGGACGATGCTGCTGTCTCGTAGGAACcagctgctgctagagttcagCTTCTGGAACGAACCTGTCCCCCGTCCAGGACCCAACATCTATGAACTCCGATCATACCAACTCAGG CCAGGGACGATGATCGAGTGGGGGAACTACTG GGCGCGTGCCATCAACTTTCGGCAGCAGAATCACGAGGCCGTGGGAGGCTTTTTCTCACAGATTGGAAGTCTGTACACGGTTCACCACTTATGGG ctTACAAAGACCTTCAGTCCAGAGAAGACACGAGGAATTCAGCCTGGCAGCATGACGGCTGGGATGAGGTTGTTTATTACACAG TCCCCCTGATTCAGCACATGGAATCTAGAATAATGATTCCCATGAAGAATTCGCCCTTGAAGTAA
- the cct6a gene encoding T-complex protein 1 subunit zeta, protein MSAIKALNPKAEVARAQAALAVNISAARGLQDVLKSNLGPKGTMKMLVSGAGDIKLTKDGNVLLHEMQIQHPTASLIAKVATAQDDITGDGTTSNVLIIGELLKQADLYVSEGLHPRIIAEGFESAKEKALAVLEELKVTREMDRETLINVARTSLRTKVYSELADLLTEAVVDAVLAINKPNEPIDLYMVEIMEMKHKTDCDTQLIRGLVLDHGARHPDMKKRVEDAYVLTCNISLEYEKTEVNSGFFYKSAEEREKLVAAERKFIEDRVQKIISFKNKVCPNGEKGFVVINQKGIDPFSLDSLAKEGIVALRRAKRRNMERLTLACGGIAMNSVDDLTLECLGYAGLIFEHTLGEEKFTFIEKCGNPRSVTLLVKGPNKHTLTQIKDAVRDGLRAVKNAIEDGSVVSGAGAFEVAVADALVKHKPNVKGRAQLGVQAFADALLVIPKVLAQNSGYDPQETLLKLQTEYKDSGLLVGVDLNTGEPMVAGDAGVWDNYSVKKQLLHSCTVIASNILLVDEIMRAGMSSLKG, encoded by the exons ATGTCTGCCATAAAAGCTCTGAACCCAAAAGCGGAGGTGGCCAGAGCTCAGGCCGCGCTCGCGGTTAACATCAGTGCCGCCCGGGGGCTCCAGGATGTGCTGAAAAGTAACCTGGGACCGAAGGGGACCATGAAAAT GCTGGTGTCTGGTGCCGGAGACATTAAGCTGACCAAAGATGGCAACGTCTTGTTGCACGAGATG CAAATTCAGCACCCGACGGCGTCGCTCATTGCAAAGGTTGCCACGGCGCAGGACGACATAACTGGAGACGGAACCACGTCAAATGTCCTCATCATTGGTGAACTGCTGAAGCAAGCTGACCTCTATGTGTCAGAG GGTCTTCATCCAAGAATCATTGCTGAGGGCTTTGAGTCGGCTAAAGAGAAAGCGTTGGCTGTTCTGGAGGAGTTGAAGGTGACTCGGGAAATGGACCGAGAGACGCTCATCAACGTAGCGCGTACCTCCCTCAGAACCAAGGTGTACTCCGAGCTGGCAGACCTGCTCACTGAG GCTGTAGTAGATGCTGTGCTGGCCATCAACAAACCTAATGAGCCCATTGACCTGTACATGGTGGAGATTATGGAGATGAAGCACAAGACCGACTGCGATACACA gCTGATCAGAGGTTTGGTGTTGGACCACGGTGCCCGACACCCGGACATGAAGAAGAGGGTGGAGGATGCCTACGTGCTGACCTGCAACATCTCTTTGGAGTATGAAAAGACTGAGGTCAACTCTGGCTTCTTCTACAAGAGtgctgaggagagggagaagcttGTGGCTGCGGAGAGGAAGTTCATTGAAGATCGCGTGCAGAAGATCATCAGCTTCAAGAACAAAGTCTGTCCCAATGGGGAGAAGGGCTTTGTCGTCATCAACCAGAAG GGTATTGATCCATTCTCCCTGGATTCCCTCGCCAAGGAGGGCATCGTAGCCCTGCGCAGGGCAAAGAGGAGGAATATGGAAAG GCTCACCCTGGCTTGCGGTGGTATTGCCATGAATTCAGTTGACGACCTCACACTTGAGTGCTTGGGATATGCTGGGTTGATTTTTGAACACACACTA ggagaggagaagttCACGTTCATCGAGAAGTGTGGGAACCCTCGCTCCGTCACCCTGCTGGTGAAGGGACCCAACAAACACACGCTGACGCAGATCAAAGATGCCGTCAGGGATGGTTTACGGGCCGTCAAGAACGCGATCGAAGATG GAAGCGTGGTGTCCGGTGCAGGTGCGTTCGAGGTGGCTGTGGCGGACGCTCTGGTGAAACACAAGCCCAATGTGAAAGGCCGAGCCCAGCTGGGAGTCCAAGCATTCGCAGATGCTCTTCTAGTCATCCCCAAG GTTCTGGCCCAGAACTCTGGTTATGACCCTCAGGAGACTCTGCTGAAACTGCAGACTGAGTACAAAGACAGTGGTCTGCTAGTGGGAGTGGACCTCAACACAG GGGAACCCATGGTGGCAGGAGATGCAGGCGTTTGGGATAATTACAGCGTAAAGAAACAGCTTCTCCACTCATG cACGGTCATCGCCAGCAACATCTTGTTGGTGGATGAGATTATGCGCGCTGGAATGTCTTCTCTCAAAGGTTAA
- the sumf2 gene encoding inactive C-alpha-formylglycine-generating enzyme 2: protein MLNVKTTSGETSSSRMILKTFSLICAMFLLPASAAAEEMMHIPGGRMIMGTSAADGRDGEAPTQEVRLQPFDIDTYPVTNADFRDFVRAQKYKTEAETFGWSFVFQDFVPEELKSKVTQRIESAPWWLPIERAFWRQPAGPGSGIRERLSFPVVQVSWNDAQAFCRWKGKRLPTEEEWEWAARGGLQGRTYPWGNKFQGNRTNLWQGSFPDGDTAEDGYHGVAPVTAFPSQNSHGLYDMMGNTWEWTSTPFSAAQPMFVLRGGSWIDTVDGSANHKARITTKMGNTPDSASDNLGFRCAAGDGHKQGKKKAQAEL from the exons ATGCTCAACGTGAAAACCACGTCAGGTGAAACCAGCTCGTCGCGAATGATCCTTAAAACCTTTTCCTTGATCTGCGCGATGTTTTTATTGCCAGCGTCGG CCGCGGCGGAGGAGATGATGCACATTCCCGGAGGGAGGATGATAATGGGAACCAGTGCAGCCGAtgggagagacggggaggcTCCCACTCAGGAGGTCCGGCTGCAGCCCTTTGACATCGACACCTATCCGGTCACCAATGCCGACTTCAG AGACTTTGTGAGGGCGCAAAAGTACAAAACTGAGGCTGAGACATTCGGTTGGAGCTTTGTGTTTCAAGACTTTGTGCCAGAAGAGCTGAAGAGCAAAGTCACCCAGAGGATTGAG TCCGCTCCTTGGTGGCTGCCCATAGAGCGAGCGTTCTGGAGACAG CCCGCAGGACCCGGTTCGGGCATTCGGGAGCGCCTGAGCTTCCCGGTGGTTCAGGTGAGCTGGAACGACGCTCAGGCCTTCTGCCGGTGGAAAGGCAAGAGACTGCCCACTgaggaggagtgggagtggGCTGCGCGTGGGGGGCTGCAAG GTAGGACGTATCCGTGGGGAAACAAGTTCCAGGGCAACAGAACCAACCTGTGGCAG GGATCCTTTCCGGATGGAGACACTGCAGAGGATGGATACCATGGTGTTGCCCCTGTCACAGCGTTTCCTTCTCAGAACAGTCATG GACTGTACGACATGATGGGAAACACGTGGGAATGGACGTCCACGCCTTTTTCAGCAGCTCAACCCATGTTCGTGCTGCGGGGGGGCTCCTGGATCGACACGGTGGACGGCTCAGCCAATCATAAAGCCCGAATAACGACCAA GATGGGCAACACTCCGGACTCTGCCTCGGACAACCTGGGTTTCAGGTGTGCGGCCGGTGATGGACACAAACAAGGGAAGAAGAAAGCCCAAGCTGAACTTTAG
- the bicdl2l gene encoding bicaudal-D-related protein 2-like, whose protein sequence is MEHTQSFSALNQRLRPKPPIEQVYTSLNRLEELKASSHRIKSAPDSTTVLAEQEPKASKTKPEDDSEREDPSSDEDNCPGLSNNPIHITESNIHELIDDNGSLSSSEEEDPPGEPPSDGSGLSSQAVASDAEGERPLQSGRVIETLPDLINSGKPLSRRRTLGHVSETLKEVRREVELSRKRSIRLKAQVDKLQESSDRPGWSLHRERVKEEVLSILGLLRPLTESGSSPRPKTSRGENHLDTSLAELQNVARKLAISHTKQLKSGKGAEESTILQQALRDRDEAMEKKKAMEAELLRSKTELMVLNNQLLEAVQKRLELALELETWKEDVQRILHQQLQSQQQAEQAQKKPSGLRTLSRNIKAPIQRPSNFPLSRPVSPTTNHNQIYIPRAAVSTSPNPSPSPSTPRKWMDRLRRKKNGPDGGQGAAELESEVRGDAGFKVISLD, encoded by the exons ATGGAACACACTCAGTCCTTCTCGGCCCTCAACCAGAGGCTGAGACCCAAACCCCCTATCGAACAGGTGTACACCTCCCTGAACAGACTAGAGGAGCTGAAGGCGTCCTCGCACAGGATCAAATCTGCACCCGACAGCACCACGGTTCTGGCAGAACAAGAACCAAAAGCCTCCAAAACTAAACCAGAAGACGACTCGGAGCGGGAAGACCCGTCCTCTGATGAAGACAACTGTCCGGGACTCTCGAACAACCCAATCCACATCACTGAGTCAAATATCCACGAGCTCATCGACGACAACGGAAGCCTTTCCTCGTCGGAGGAGGAAGACCCCCCGGGGGAGCCGCCCTCTGACGGGTCAGGTCTGTCCTCGCAGGCGGTGGCCTCGGACGCCGAAGGGGAGAGGCCCTTGCAGAGCGGCCGCGTCATCGAGACTTTACCGGACTTGATCAACAGCGGCAAGCCGCTCAGCAGGCGTCGGACTCTGGGGCACGTCTCAGAGACG CTAAAAGAAGTGCGCAGAGAGGTGGAGCTGTCTCGAAAACGCAGCATCAGGCTCAAGGCGCAGGTGGACAAGCTGCAGGAGAGCAGCGATCGACCGGGATGGAGCCTGCacagagagagg GTCAAAGAAGAGGTTCTGTCCATTCTGGGGCTGCTGCGCCCGCTGACAGAGTCGGGGTCCAGCCCGCGTCCCAAAACCTCTCGTGGGGAAAACCACCTGGACACATCGCTGGCCGAGCTGCAGAACGTGGCCCGCAAGTTGGCGATCAGCCACACCAAGCAG TTAAAATCTGGaaaaggagcagaggagagcACGATCCTGCAGCAGGCGTTACGGGACAGAGATGAGGCCATGGAGAA GAAGAAGGCAATGGAGGCCGAGCTACTACGGAGTAAAACAGAGTTGATGGTGCTGAacaaccagctgctggaggcggTGCAGAAGCGCCTGGAGCTGGCGCTGGAGCTTGAGACCTGGAAG GAGGACGTTCAGCGtatcctccaccagcagcttcaGAGTCAGCAGCAGGCCGAGCAGGCCCAGAAGAAGCCCTCCGGCCTGCGCACGCTGAGCAGGAACATCAAAGCGCCCATCCAGCGGCCATCAAACTTCCCTTTATCTcggcccgtctcccccacaaCCAACCACAACCAGATCTACATCCCCAGAGCTGCAGTTTCGACTTCCCCGAATCCCAGCCCGTCTCCGTCCACCCCACGCAAATGGATGGACAggctgaggaggaaaaagaacgGTCCTGACGGAGGCCAGGGTGCAGCGGAGCTGGAGTCGGAGGTCAGAGGCGACGCCGGCTTCAAGGTCATATCGCTTGATTGA